The Ruania halotolerans genome contains the following window.
GGCGCCGGGCCAGTATCAGGCCCCCGGTGCGTACGGCGGGTACGGGTATCCGCCGGTAGGCGGCCAGAGCAATGCCCTCGGCGGGTGGTCGCTCGGTCTCGGAATCGCCGGCGTGGTTCTCGCCTGCATCTGGGTCGGATGGTTGATGGCGATCGCCGCCTTGATCACCGGGTTCATGGGCCGAAAGGCGGTCGCTGAGGGGCGCGCCACCAACGGCGGAATGGCGACGGCGGGCATCATTCTCGGGTTCGTCGGAATCGCGGCCACGATCCTCCTCGTTGTTCTCGTCGTCATGGGTGTCATGTACGGCGAAGGACTGGACTCCTTCTAGTTCCCGTTGCTCGGGGACCCGGATGCCCCGGCCCGGGTCCACCGGGGCGCTTCCGCCCCGGGCCGTGCGGTGGTCTGTGCGCCGACTCTCGGCGGTGAGACTGGTGTTCTGGGGCCCCCGGTGAGCGCCTACCATGGGAGCACACCGAGGGAGAGGCGGATCGTGACCGTTCTGGAAGACATCGTCAGCGGGGTCCGAGAGGACCTGGCGGCCCGTGAAGTCGCAGTCCCGCTCGACGTGGTGAAGCGGCAGGCGGAGGCTCGGCCGTCGGCGAAGAACGCCGTCGACGCGCTGCGCCAGGACGATGCCGTGACCGTGATCGCCGAGGTGAAGCGTTCGAGCCCGTCGAAGGGTGCCCTCGCCGAGATCGCCGACCCCGCTGGGCTGGCCGCCGACTACGAGTCCGGCGGGGCAAGCGCGATCAGTGTGCTGACCGAACGGCGCCGCTTCGGCGGTTCCCTCGAGGATCTTGCCGGCGTTCGTGCCCGGGTGGATGTGCCGGTACTGCGCAAGGACTTCATTGTCACCCCCTATCAGGTGTGGGAGGCGCGAGCACACGGCGCGGACATGGTGTTGCTGATCGTGGCGGCGCTGGAGCAGACGGTTCTGACCTCGTTGGTGGACCGGGTGCACTCGCTAGGGATGACGGCGCTCGTTGAAGTGCACTCCGAAGAGGAAGTCGCTCGCGCGGTTGACGCCGGAGCGCGGGTGGTGGGCGTGAATGCACGCGACCTGCACACCCTCGAGGTGCACCGCGGGGTCTTTGCCCGCGTAGCCCCACACGTTCCGTCCGGCATCGTCACCGTGGCCGAGTCCGGAGTCCGCGGCCCGCATGACGTGCTCGACTACGCCCGGGCAGGCGCTGATGCGGTGCTGGTGGGCGAAGCACTGGTGACCCAGGGAAATCCGCGCGCCGCGGTGGCTGACATGGTGGCTGCGGGCGCGCACCCGGCACTTCGGGCGGTGCGTGCCCGATGAGCGCGAGGAGCCCCCGCGAAGGGGCGCCGAGGGACGAGGTGCACCGTAGCGAGGCACCGGAGGGCTCAGACCAGAGGGACCCGATGAGCGCGAGGAGCCCCCGCGAAGGGGCGCCGAGGGACGAGGTGCACCGTAGCGAGGCACCGGAGGGCTCAGACCAGAGGGACCCGATGAGCGCGAGGAGCCCCCTCGACATCCCCTCCGAGACCGCTTCGACCGATCCTGCGCGCGCCCTGCGCGAGGCCACGGGTCCGTACTTCGGTGACTTCGGTGGACGGTTCGTCCCGGAGGCACTGATCGCTGCACTCGACGATCTCGGTGCCGCGTGGGAGAAAGCCAAGCAGGATCCCGAGTTCACCCACCGACTGGCTCTCCTGCACCGCGAGTACACGGGCCGTCCCAGCCCGGTCACCGAGGTGCCGCGATTCGCCGCCCACGCGGGTGGCGTGCGCGTGTTCCTCAAGCGCGAGGACCTCAATCACACCGGCTC
Protein-coding sequences here:
- a CDS encoding DUF4190 domain-containing protein; amino-acid sequence: MSYPPPGQGNGPYGQNDPYGGASGQPGPYGQNEPHAQNEPYGQPGSYGQPSPYGQQPGPPAPSGDQWSGAYGQGQQPGPYDAAPGQYQAPGAYGGYGYPPVGGQSNALGGWSLGLGIAGVVLACIWVGWLMAIAALITGFMGRKAVAEGRATNGGMATAGIILGFVGIAATILLVVLVVMGVMYGEGLDSF
- the trpC gene encoding indole-3-glycerol phosphate synthase TrpC gives rise to the protein MTVLEDIVSGVREDLAAREVAVPLDVVKRQAEARPSAKNAVDALRQDDAVTVIAEVKRSSPSKGALAEIADPAGLAADYESGGASAISVLTERRRFGGSLEDLAGVRARVDVPVLRKDFIVTPYQVWEARAHGADMVLLIVAALEQTVLTSLVDRVHSLGMTALVEVHSEEEVARAVDAGARVVGVNARDLHTLEVHRGVFARVAPHVPSGIVTVAESGVRGPHDVLDYARAGADAVLVGEALVTQGNPRAAVADMVAAGAHPALRAVRAR